The Vicia villosa cultivar HV-30 ecotype Madison, WI linkage group LG1, Vvil1.0, whole genome shotgun sequence genome includes a region encoding these proteins:
- the LOC131647022 gene encoding uncharacterized protein LOC131647022, translating into MEPDWANLQALPLSLVLDKLEEKIDHLWFSAVCKNWQFIAKLNLQNHQFKINTIPMLMVPTKSLCLQDASFTKKNGLFGIPNKRLYPFQFQLGLIKPKHRFRGSSHGWVALVDDFMSIITLMNPFKDIPHIILPPLYEVYKVTLSADPIKVQMIM; encoded by the coding sequence ATGGAGCCAGATTGGGCAAATTTACAAGCACTACCTCTGAGTTTGGTTCTTGACAAGTTAGAAGAAAAAATTGATCATCTATGGTTTAGTGCTGTTTGCAAAAATTGGCAATTCATTGCAAAGCTCAACCTTCaaaatcatcaattcaagatcaacacaaTACCCATGCTCATGGTACCAACAAAATCATTATGCTTACAAGATGCTTCTTTCACTAAGAAAAATGGATTGTTCGGAATTCCAAACAAAAGATTGTACCCTTTTCAATTTCAACTCGGTCTTATTAAGCCTAAACATCGATTTCGTGGTTCTAGCCATGGTTGGGTTGCATTGGTAGACGATTTTATGTCTATCATAACACTAATGAATCCTTTTAAAGATATACCTCACATTATTCTCCCACCCCTCTATGAAGTTTACAAGGTTACTTTGTCTGCTGATCCTATAAAAGTCCAAATGATTATGTAG